The following proteins are encoded in a genomic region of Nicotiana sylvestris chromosome 4, ASM39365v2, whole genome shotgun sequence:
- the LOC104230789 gene encoding UPF0481 protein At3g47200-like: MPNNIEITPLQDRTPLNEATINGQDGLVLQTNISAKEIFDERFKDLNKWSTKSCTIFKVNAGLRRSNSDAYTPLLISIGPYHKKNPQLCSMENYKLRYLQRFLQRNNEIDVKSYIRELQKMKDEVLKCYDDKVELGSYASGQFLEMLLLDGCFVVEYLREVFKIFPEGEDKIINADWMVNLIDRDLLLLENQLPFLVLTKLHDMTKYPTESFIKMVKYNFCGSLPRVTPKFLYEANGNVKGIKHLLQVVHMCGTGRPEKPYSLTFESELEPQIIKDANLWHDLMRSATELDEAGINFSKVSEIYRMLGEDNRGDNTSLFDIKYNNGRMKIPCFEVVNGTETVLRNLVAYEQHSSDVYTKYFTDYVIFMDRLINAAEDVKLLRMKEIIRNRIGDDSDVASIFNKLGDGVIPSSNFYYKEECKKVVEHCNKRWNRRMANLRHNYFNGPWVGLSTAAAVFLLVLTLMQTVLTFISTL, translated from the coding sequence ATGCCGAACAACATTGAGATTACCCCACTGCAAGATAGAACTCCTCTAAATGAAGCTACAATAAATGGTCAAGATGGATTAGTGTTGCAAACAAATATATCTGCAAAAGAAATCTTTGATGAAAGATTTAAGGATTTGAACAAATGGTCTACCAAATCTTGTACCATATTTAAAGTAAATGCGGGGCTACGTAGATCAAATTCAGATGCTTATACTCCACTGTTGATCTCTATTGGTCCTTACCATAAGAAGAATCCACAGCTTTGTTCCATGGAAAATTATAAACTACGTTACCTACAACGGTTTCTCCAGCGGAATAATGAGATTGATGTGAAGAGTTACATAAGGGAATTGCagaaaatgaaagatgaagttCTAAAGTGTTATGATGATAAAGTGGAACTTGGTAGTTATGCTTCCGGCCAATTTTTGGAAATGTTATTGCTTGATGGTTGTTTTGTGGTTGAGTATTTGCGAGAGGTTTTCAAAATTTTTCCAGAAGGAGAAGACAAGATTATCAACGCAGATTGGATGGTAAATCTAATAGATCGTGATTTGTTGCTACTAGAAAACCAACTTCCCTTTTTGGTCCTCACCAAACTTCATGACATGACTAAGTATCCTACAGAATCATTTATTAAAATGGTAAAATATAACTTTTGTGGTAGTTTACCGAGGGTAACTCCTAAATTCTTATATGAAGCTAATGGTAATGTCAAAGGAATCAAACATTTACTTCAAGTGGTACACATGTGTGGTACTGGTCGCCCCGAGAAACCTTATTCTCTAACATTTGAGTCAGAATTAGAGCCGCAAATTATTAAGGATGCCAACTTATGGCACGACCTCATGAGAAGTGCGACAGAGCTTGATGAAGCCGGAATCAACTTCTCAAAAGTTAGTGAAATCTATAGAATGCTGGGCGAAGACAACAGGGGGGACAACACGAGTTTATTCGATATCAAGTATAATAATGGAAGGATGAAAATCCCTTGTTTTGAAGTCGTTAATGGTACAGAGACAGTCCTGAGGAATCTAGTAGCTTACGAGCAACATTCTTCTGATGTATACACTAAATATTTCACAGATTACGTGATTTTTATGGATCGTCTTATCAACGCAGCCGAAGATGTGAAGTTGCTACGCATGAAGGAAATCATCAGGAACCGGATAGGCGACGACAGTGATGTGGCTAGCATCTTTAACAAACTTGGCGATGGAGTCATCCCTTCTTCTAACTTCTATTACAAAGAAGAATGTAAAAAAGTGGTGGAGCATTGTAATAAAAGATGGAATAGAAGGATGGCAAATTTGAGGCACAATTACTTTAATGGACCTTGGGTGGGACTTTCAACTGCAGCAGCCGTGTTCCTCCTCGTGCTCACACTTATGCAAACAGTTCTAACTTTCATAAGTACTCTTTAA